Proteins found in one Micropterus dolomieu isolate WLL.071019.BEF.003 ecotype Adirondacks linkage group LG10, ASM2129224v1, whole genome shotgun sequence genomic segment:
- the slc35f6 gene encoding solute carrier family 35 member F6 — translation MAWTKYQLFLAGLMLTTGSINTLSAKWADMFTAKGCHDDPTHLFSHPFLQAVFMFLGELSCLAVFYILLHHDRRSPEPRVNPGQSFNPLLFFPPAMCDMTATSIMYVALNMTSASSFQMLRGAVIIFTGLLSVAFLGRRLAPSQWFGMLTTILGLVIVGLADFFSGHRDDTHKLSDIITGDLLIILAQIIVSVQMVLEEKFVYKHDVHPLRAVGTEGLFGFVVLSLLLIPMYFIYVGNFSDNPRHVLEDALDAFCQIGHQPLIILALLGNTVSIAFFNFAGISVTKEISATTRMVLDSLRTLVIWVVSLALGWEQFHGLQVLGFLVLLLGAALYNGLHRPLLARIPCCAEMVTTEEENSPEERERLLGDGRVQAADES, via the exons ATGGCTTGGACAAAATACCAACTGTTCCTTGCGGGGCTTATGCTCACAACGGGCTCTATCAACACGTTATCGGCGAA ATGGGCTGACATGTTCACAGCGAAAGGTTGCCATGATGACCCTACACACTTATTCTCTCACCCATTTTTACAG GCGGTGTTTATGTTTCTGGGTGAGTTAAGCTGTCTTGCAGTCTTCTACATCTTACTTCACCATGACAGACGTAGCCCAGAGCCCAGGGTGAACCCGGGCCAGAGCTTCaaccctctcctcttcttcccacCCGCCATGTGTGACATGACAGCCACCTCCATCATGTATGTTG CTCTCAACATGACCAGCGCCTCCAGCTTCCAGATGCTGCGTGGAGCCGTCATCATCTTTACTGGTCTGCTCTCTGTGGCGTTCCTGGGGCGACGCCTGGCGCCCAGTCAGTGGTTCGGCATGCTCACCACCATCTTGGGCCTTGTGATAGTGGGCCTCGCTGACTTCTTCAGCGGGCACAGAGacgacacacacaaactcagtgacatcatcacag GAGACCTTCTGATCATCCTGGCTCAGATCATTGTTTCAGTGCAGATGGTCCTGGAGGAAAAGTTTGTCTACAAACATGACGTCCATCCTCTTCGGGCTGTTGGCACTGAAG GTTTGTTTGGATTCGTCGTGCTGTCGCTGCTTCTCATCCCGATGTATTTCATCTACGTTGGCAACTTCAGCGACAACCCTCGGCACGTTCTGGAGGATGCGCTGGATGCCTTCTGTCAGATCGGGCACCAGCCTCTCATCATTTTGGCTCTGCTGGGCAACACAGTCAGCATTGCTTTCTTCAACTTTGCCGGCATCAGTGTCACTAAAGAGATCAGCGCCACCACCCGCATGGTGCTGGACAGCCTGCGCACGCTGGTCATCTGGGTGGTGAGCCTGGCGCTGGGTTGGGAGCAGTTTCATGGCCTGCAGGTGCTGGGCTTCCTGGTCTTGCTGCTGGGTGCGGCGCTCTACAATGGCCTGCACCGCCCCTTGCTGGCCAGGATACCGTGCTGCGCTGAGATGGtgaccacagaggaggagaacagcccagaagaaagagagagactgcTGGGTGACGGCAGGGTGCAGGCCGCCGACGAGAGCTAG
- the hlx1 gene encoding H2.0-like homeobox protein isoform X1 gives MYTAGLNPFYASNFSLWSAYCAGGFAVDTMKKPSFCIADILQAGDAENIPGSSALMVHMGHHHRAHSGSSPLRPSPVAPEPSVYGTRVSPASPYHRHGLQLTSVSRTAFNSQQAPPPSSKDLKFGIDRILSTDFDPKGKEKSSLRDLTSIVSSNRQSGIHIPVQPPASQYFSSIDHGMSDASSMMSSLGSSSRQSGQHQFQDTFPGPYAVLTKDTMPQTYKRKRSWSRAVFSNLQRKGLEKRFEVQKYVTKPDRKQLAAMLGLTDAQVKVWFQNRRMKWRHSKEAQAQKDKEKEQPDKSATESGGREPKEPVESECESEGRSECESDEAQEENSDGHLDVSELNKTSVIISGSGPASSAEAAPTDTGTPASQILI, from the exons ATGTATACTGCCGGGCTCAACCCGTTTTACGCGTCAAACTTTAGCCTCTGGTCTGCGTACTGCGCAGGGGGCTTCGCTGTGGATACGATGAAGAAACCCTCGTTTTGCATCGCAGACATTTTGCAGGCTGGAGATGCAGAGAACATCCCGGGATCGTCGGCCCTCATGGTGCACATGGGACACCACCACCGTGCGCACTCCGGCAGCTCGCCGCTGCGCCCTTCTCCTGTTGCGCCGGAGCCGTCGGTGTACGGTACGAGGGTGAGTCCGGCGTCTCCTTACCACAGGCACGGACTACAGCTAACATCAGTCTCCAGAACGGCATTTAACTCGCAGCAAGCTCCCCCGCCTTCAAGCAAAGACCTCAAATTCGGAATTGATCGGATATTGTCGACAGACTTTGATCCAAAAGGCAAAGAAAAGTCGTCATTAAGAG ATCTCACGTCCATCGTTAGCTCGAACCGTCAGTCAGGGATCCACATCCCCGTTCAGCCTCCGGCCAGCCAGTACTTCTCCTCCATAGACCACGGGATGAGCGACGCGTCCTCCATGATGAGTTCActaggcagcagcagcaggcaatCAGGCCAGCATCAGTTTCAGGACACCTTCCCAG GTCCATATGCCGTCCTCACAAAAGACACGATGCCACAGACGTACAAGAGGAAGAGGTCGTGGTCGAGGGCAGTGTTTTCCAACCTGCAGAGAAAGGGACTCGAGAAGAGATTTGAAGTACAGAAATATGTCACCAAGCCGGACAGAAAGCAGCTGGCTGCGATGCTCGGGCTGACAGACGCTCAG GTGAAGGTGTGGTTCCAAAACAGGCGCATGAAGTGGAGACACTCCAAAGAGGCCCAGGCCCAGAAGgacaaggagaaggagcagcCGGACAAGAGTGCGACTGAGTCCGGCGGCAGGGAGCCCAAAGAGCCGGTGGAGTCTGAGTGCGAGAGCGAGGGCAGGAGCGAGTGTGAGTCCGACGAGGCTCAGGAGGAAAACTCTGACGGACATTTGGACGTTTCTGAGCTCAATAAAACCAGCGTGATCATAAGCGGGAGCGGGCCGGCGAGCAGCGCGGAGGCAGCTCCCACAGACACAGGCACGCCGGCCTCACAGATACTAATATGA
- the hlx1 gene encoding H2.0-like homeobox protein isoform X2 yields the protein MYTAGLNPFYASNFSLWSAYCAGGFAVDTMKKPSFCIADILQAGDAENIPGSSALMVHMGHHHRAHSGSSPLRPSPVAPEPSVYGTRVSPASPYHRHGLQLTSVSRTAFNSQQAPPPSSKDLKFGIDRILSTDFDPKGKEKSSLRGPYAVLTKDTMPQTYKRKRSWSRAVFSNLQRKGLEKRFEVQKYVTKPDRKQLAAMLGLTDAQVKVWFQNRRMKWRHSKEAQAQKDKEKEQPDKSATESGGREPKEPVESECESEGRSECESDEAQEENSDGHLDVSELNKTSVIISGSGPASSAEAAPTDTGTPASQILI from the exons ATGTATACTGCCGGGCTCAACCCGTTTTACGCGTCAAACTTTAGCCTCTGGTCTGCGTACTGCGCAGGGGGCTTCGCTGTGGATACGATGAAGAAACCCTCGTTTTGCATCGCAGACATTTTGCAGGCTGGAGATGCAGAGAACATCCCGGGATCGTCGGCCCTCATGGTGCACATGGGACACCACCACCGTGCGCACTCCGGCAGCTCGCCGCTGCGCCCTTCTCCTGTTGCGCCGGAGCCGTCGGTGTACGGTACGAGGGTGAGTCCGGCGTCTCCTTACCACAGGCACGGACTACAGCTAACATCAGTCTCCAGAACGGCATTTAACTCGCAGCAAGCTCCCCCGCCTTCAAGCAAAGACCTCAAATTCGGAATTGATCGGATATTGTCGACAGACTTTGATCCAAAAGGCAAAGAAAAGTCGTCATTAAGAG GTCCATATGCCGTCCTCACAAAAGACACGATGCCACAGACGTACAAGAGGAAGAGGTCGTGGTCGAGGGCAGTGTTTTCCAACCTGCAGAGAAAGGGACTCGAGAAGAGATTTGAAGTACAGAAATATGTCACCAAGCCGGACAGAAAGCAGCTGGCTGCGATGCTCGGGCTGACAGACGCTCAG GTGAAGGTGTGGTTCCAAAACAGGCGCATGAAGTGGAGACACTCCAAAGAGGCCCAGGCCCAGAAGgacaaggagaaggagcagcCGGACAAGAGTGCGACTGAGTCCGGCGGCAGGGAGCCCAAAGAGCCGGTGGAGTCTGAGTGCGAGAGCGAGGGCAGGAGCGAGTGTGAGTCCGACGAGGCTCAGGAGGAAAACTCTGACGGACATTTGGACGTTTCTGAGCTCAATAAAACCAGCGTGATCATAAGCGGGAGCGGGCCGGCGAGCAGCGCGGAGGCAGCTCCCACAGACACAGGCACGCCGGCCTCACAGATACTAATATGA